DNA sequence from the Janibacter sp. CX7 genome:
GCGCTCGAGACGCTCGGCGTAGCCGTCGAGGACGGCCGCGACCTCGTCCTCGCTCGCCCCGGGCAGGAAGCCGACCGCTCCCCCGGCGTCGTTGACCCGCACCCACATGCGCAGCATCGCCTCGCGCGCCCGCGCGGGGATGCGATCGGTGACGCGCACCCAGGGCAGCTCGAGGACGAGCCACTCGTCCTCCCCGGAGACGTGGTCGAGGTCGGGCGCGTGCTCCATGCCCGCGGACTCGGCGACGAAGCGGGTGCCGACGTCCTCCGGCGCGACCCGCAGCCGCAGCGGCAGCTCCGGCAGCCACTCGAGGGCGTACGCGACGACGAGCCGCAGCGCCCGGGAGGCCAGCTCGTCACCCCCTTCGCCGTCGACGACGCGGATCGTCACGCGGATGAAGTCGGTGTGCGCCCGCAGCCCGACGAAGCCGACGGCGCGGCCGGCGGGACCGCTGATGATCCACGTGCCGTAGCCGTGCTCCTCCCAGTGCTCGCGCCAGGCCCGCACGATCTCGGCGGGCCGGCCGGCGTCGGCCGGGAGCCCCATGAGCTCGGCGACGAGAGCGGCGTCGTCCTCGACGGGCGGGAGCAGGCTGAGGTCGTCTGAGGTGATGGTGCGAGGGGCGGTCACGGACCCCATGGTGACACCCCGTTCACCGCGCTGGGACGATGGGCAGATGACTGATCCGCTCTCCGTGCCCGTCGGCACCGACCCCGACGAGCTCTTCGAGCGCTTCCAGGCATGGACGGCCGATCGCGGCCTGACGCTCTACCCGCACCAGGAGGAGGCGCTGCTCGCGCTCCTCGGCGACGACCACGTCGTCCTCGCCACGCCCACCGGTTCCGGCAAGTCCCTCGTCGCGACCGGGGCCATCGCCCACGCGATGGCCAAGGACGAGGTCGCCTTCTACACCGCGCCGATCAAGGCCCTCGTCTCGGAGAAGTTCTTCGACCTCTGCGCGACCTTCGGCGCCGACAACGTCGGCATGCTCACCGGCGACGCGTCGGTCAACGCCGACGCCCCGGTCATCGTCTGCACCGCCGAGGTGCTCGCCAACCTCGCGCTGCGCGAGGGCCGCGAGGCCGACGTCGGCCTCGTCGTCATGGACGAGTTCCACTACTACGCCGAGCCGGAGCGCGGCTGGGCCTGGCAGGTCCCGCTGCTCGAGCTGCCGCAGGCGCAGATGCTCCTCATGTCGGCGACCCTCGGCGACACCAAGGCCATCGAGGAGGACCTCGCCGAGCGCACCGGGCGCGACGTCGTCGTCGTCAAGGACGCCGAGCGACCCGTGCCGCTGACCTTCCGCTGGGCCCTCACCCCGCTGCAGGAGACGATCGAGGAGATCCTCGAGTGGCGCCGCGCGCCGGTCTACGTCGTGCACCAGACCCAGGCCAATGCCGCCGAGCACGCCCGGCTCGTGCAGACGCTCAAGCTGCTCGACAAGGACGAGAAGGCGGCGATCGCCGACCGGCTCGCCGGATTCCGCTTCTCCGCCGGCTTCGGCCGCACCCTCGGCGGGATGCTGCGTCGTGGCGTCGGCGTGCACCACGCCGGCATGCTGCCGCGCTACCGGCGCCTGGTCGAGCAGCTCGCGCAGGAGGGCCTGCTCAAGGTCATCTGCGGCACCGACACCCTCGGCGTCGGCATCAACGTGCCGATCCGCACCGTCCTCTTCACCTCGCTGACGAAGTTCGACGGCTCGCGCCACCGCGTGCTGCGGGTGCGCGAGTTCCTCCAGATCGCCGGGCGGGCCGGCCGCGCCGGCTACGACACCGAGGGCTACGTCGTCGTCCAGGCCCCCGAGCACGTCATCGACAACCACCGCGCGCTGCTCAAGGCCGGCGACGACGAGAAGAAGCGCAAGAAGGTCCAGCGCAAGAAGCCCCCGGAGGGATTCGTCGTGTGGACCGAGGACACCTTCACCAAGCTGACGACCAATGCCCCCGAGACCCTCCGGTCGCGGATGAAGGTCGACAACTCGACGATCCTCAACGTCGTCGCCCGCCCCGGCGACCCGGTCACCGCGCTCTCCCGGCTCACGAGGGACAACCACGAGGACGCGAAGGGGAGGGCTCGCCTCGCCCGACGAGCGATCCGTCTGGGGCGCAGCCTCCTGGACTCCGGTGTGCTGGAGCGCCTCCCGGAGCCGGACGGGACGGGGCGGACCGTCGCGCTGACGCTCGACCTGCCCCCGGACTTCGCGCTCAACCAGCCGCTCGCCCCCTTCGCGCTGGCGGCGCTCGACCTGCTCGACCCCG
Encoded proteins:
- a CDS encoding GNAT family N-acetyltransferase, which codes for MTAPRTITSDDLSLLPPVEDDAALVAELMGLPADAGRPAEIVRAWREHWEEHGYGTWIISGPAGRAVGFVGLRAHTDFIRVTIRVVDGEGGDELASRALRLVVAYALEWLPELPLRLRVAPEDVGTRFVAESAGMEHAPDLDHVSGEDEWLVLELPWVRVTDRIPARAREAMLRMWVRVNDAGGAVGFLPGASEDEVAAVLDGYAERLERGSATLVALNSPGGDLLGFGFVARPSGATVAHTANLERIMTDPDRRGTNHGALLMAGLHRAARDAGVEVATLDYRGGTGLGEFYTRYGYTEVGRVPGAVRVGPDDDRDGVIMARSL
- a CDS encoding RNA helicase; this translates as MTDPLSVPVGTDPDELFERFQAWTADRGLTLYPHQEEALLALLGDDHVVLATPTGSGKSLVATGAIAHAMAKDEVAFYTAPIKALVSEKFFDLCATFGADNVGMLTGDASVNADAPVIVCTAEVLANLALREGREADVGLVVMDEFHYYAEPERGWAWQVPLLELPQAQMLLMSATLGDTKAIEEDLAERTGRDVVVVKDAERPVPLTFRWALTPLQETIEEILEWRRAPVYVVHQTQANAAEHARLVQTLKLLDKDEKAAIADRLAGFRFSAGFGRTLGGMLRRGVGVHHAGMLPRYRRLVEQLAQEGLLKVICGTDTLGVGINVPIRTVLFTSLTKFDGSRHRVLRVREFLQIAGRAGRAGYDTEGYVVVQAPEHVIDNHRALLKAGDDEKKRKKVQRKKPPEGFVVWTEDTFTKLTTNAPETLRSRMKVDNSTILNVVARPGDPVTALSRLTRDNHEDAKGRARLARRAIRLGRSLLDSGVLERLPEPDGTGRTVALTLDLPPDFALNQPLAPFALAALDLLDPDSPTHALDVVSTIEAVLEAPMAVLVAQQHAARGEAIAEMKADGIEYEERMRLLEEITWPRPLAEELAAAFETYRQSHPWLPEEALVPKSVVRLMWEEGMSFADFVRRFTLAPREGLVLRYLTDAYRTLTRTVPEAHSSPELREIVEWLGETVRQTDSSLLDEWEALADPDAAARLAEDREAAPPPRPLSARTGPFRAMVRGALWQRVERAARDDLSALAAIEQAAAELADDGRAPVMRYDDWDVALGDYWEEHDRIGTDQDARGPQHLHVEEVRGPAPGRDDGDDAADVRLWEVRQTLADPEGDGDWVVEALVDLDASDRVGEAVVLATALRRL